One window from the genome of Eucalyptus grandis isolate ANBG69807.140 chromosome 7, ASM1654582v1, whole genome shotgun sequence encodes:
- the LOC120295501 gene encoding mitogen-activated protein kinase kinase kinase 1-like, translated as MLLYFHSDGFFFAVKEVSLVDPGSQGKEKLLQLQQEISLLSQFDHKNIVRYLGSDKDDNKLYVFLELMTKGSLKTLYQKYELRDSQVSEFTRQILNGLKYLHDQKVVHRDIKCANILVDASGSVKLADFGLAKATKVNAAKTSIGSAFWMAPEVVNPKKRSYGSAADIWSLGCTVLEMLTRQPPYSGFEPVQALFRIGKGEPPPIPDSLSKNARDFILRCLQVNPNNRPSAAQLLYHPFVKKLSTSPSFDFNSFGQHLVINFLRGHP; from the exons ATGCTTCTTTATTTCCACAGTGATGGATTCTTTTTTGCTGTAAAGGAGGTTTCTTTGGTAGATCCAGGAAGCCAAGGCAAGGAGAAATTGCTGCAGCTTCAGCAG gaaatttctcttttaagtcAGTTTGACCACAAGAATATAGTTCGATATCTCGGATCAGATAAG GATGATAATAAGCTTTACGTATTCCTTGAGCTCATGACTAAAGGTTCACTTAAAACCCTTTATCAGAAATATGAGTTGAGAGATTCCCAAGTCTCCGAATTCACTAGGCAAATTTTAAATGGTTTAAAGTATCTTCATGACCAGAAAGTGGTACACAG GGATATTAAATGTGCTAACATATTGGTTGATGCAAGTGGATCTGTGAAGCTTGCAGACTTCGGACTGGCAAAG GCCACCAAAGTGAATGCTGCTAAAACCTCCATAGGAAGTGCTTTTTGGATGGCACCTGAG GTCGTCAatccaaagaaaagaagctaTGGGTCGGCAGCTGATATTTGGAGCCTAGGGTGCACTGTTTTAGAGATGTTAACACGCCAGCCACCATATTCTGGCTTTGAACCG GTGCAAGCATTGTTCAGAATTGGCAAGGGTGAACCTCCTCCAATTCCCGATTCTTTATCAAAAAACGCTCGGGACTTCATCCTCAGATGCTTGCAAGTAAACCCGAATAATCGGCCTTCTGCAGCGCAGTTGCTATACCATCCCTTTGTGAAGAAGCTATCTACTTCTCCTAGTTTTGATTTCAACTCATTTGGGCAACATTTGGTCATTAATTTTTTGCGGGGTCATCCCTAA